From one Vibrio palustris genomic stretch:
- a CDS encoding MarR family winged helix-turn-helix transcriptional regulator — protein sequence MDSIDIIRRQWAQECPDLNTLPMGILGRMLRVTKYLEAQISDWLKSHGLLTGEFDVLMTLRRHGEPYRLTPSALLHSMMLTSGAMTNRLDKLEAKGMIVREHSREDRRSVEVLLTSSGLACIDTILDDYVAMQERLLVELSSDDQQTLSALLKQWLLSLDNGER from the coding sequence ATGGATTCAATTGATATAATTCGTCGTCAATGGGCGCAAGAATGCCCAGATCTCAATACATTACCGATGGGCATTCTGGGACGCATGTTGCGCGTGACTAAATACTTAGAAGCGCAAATCAGTGATTGGCTAAAGTCTCATGGTCTGCTGACGGGGGAGTTTGATGTACTGATGACTTTACGTCGTCATGGAGAGCCGTATCGCTTGACACCTTCAGCGCTTTTACACTCTATGATGCTAACTTCTGGTGCCATGACAAATCGATTGGATAAGCTCGAAGCGAAAGGAATGATTGTCCGTGAGCACAGCCGCGAAGATAGACGCAGTGTGGAAGTGCTATTGACGTCATCAGGGTTAGCCTGCATTGATACTATTTTAGATGACTACGTTGCAATGCAAGAGAGATTACTCGTGGAGCTATCGAGCGACGATCAGCAAACGTTATCGGCGCTTCTTAAACAATGGTTATTGTCACTTGATAATGGTGAGCGATAA
- a CDS encoding DUF2850 domain-containing protein: protein MKKTIIEKLLNNEVIFKSVALTLLSIIGILFGCYGYSSYQDYINPKQVYGKWIEIGVPSYDTEVMTLSDRGVYQNNRLISTKFKFDGTLITIKTGEGVTQYERITLHNVPKLKLITPNSTSKMFVKEGFVDEYKAATGSSSTQQQRLNLSEYFQKD from the coding sequence GTGAAAAAGACCATTATCGAAAAATTGTTAAATAATGAGGTTATTTTCAAGTCAGTTGCACTAACACTATTAAGCATTATTGGAATACTATTTGGTTGTTATGGCTATAGCAGCTATCAAGACTACATTAATCCCAAACAGGTCTATGGTAAATGGATAGAAATCGGCGTACCCAGTTATGACACAGAAGTCATGACGCTATCCGACAGAGGCGTTTACCAAAATAATCGTTTGATCAGTACAAAATTTAAATTTGATGGCACTCTTATCACCATTAAAACTGGAGAGGGGGTCACTCAATATGAACGAATCACTCTACATAATGTACCAAAACTAAAACTCATTACACCAAACTCTACGAGCAAAATGTTTGTTAAAGAAGGTTTTGTTGATGAATACAAAGCTGCGACTGGAAGCAGTTCTACTCAACAACAACGCCTTAACCTATCAGAGTATTTTCAAAAAGATTAA
- a CDS encoding pirin family protein: MATAKTVKQRIPSQPTSDGDGVKIQRIAAFNNAATSPFLMLDELKSDESRDYIGGFPPHPHRGIETFTYMMTGHFQHRDHLGNVGELRDGGAQWMAAGRGVIHSEMPIMTDGQLHGFQIWINQPAKDKMKPAKYHDFQPEVMTEFTNDKVGLLRVLAGNITADEQVLSGPLQEIAVETILADWRADPSQTITLTVPSNHNTMLYVYAGTLVVSGTEIHSGELAILNEGDTVTLTAQSNVGSLLLSGEPLNEPVVHYGPFVMNSIEEIQQTIEDFNNGVFETY; encoded by the coding sequence ATGGCAACCGCTAAAACTGTGAAACAACGTATCCCATCTCAACCAACCTCTGATGGTGATGGCGTCAAAATTCAACGTATTGCTGCATTCAACAACGCTGCAACGTCACCGTTTCTCATGCTCGATGAATTAAAATCAGATGAAAGCCGTGATTATATCGGTGGCTTTCCCCCACACCCTCACCGTGGTATCGAAACGTTCACTTACATGATGACAGGACATTTCCAACATCGTGACCATTTGGGAAATGTTGGTGAGCTACGCGATGGCGGCGCACAATGGATGGCAGCTGGGCGAGGTGTCATTCACAGTGAAATGCCAATCATGACTGATGGGCAATTGCATGGTTTCCAAATTTGGATCAACCAGCCAGCCAAAGACAAGATGAAACCGGCCAAATACCATGATTTTCAGCCAGAAGTCATGACAGAGTTTACTAATGATAAAGTGGGGCTCTTGCGTGTATTGGCGGGAAATATTACGGCAGATGAGCAAGTACTTAGTGGGCCACTACAAGAAATAGCAGTTGAAACTATTCTTGCTGATTGGCGGGCAGACCCTTCACAAACTATCACGCTAACCGTGCCAAGCAATCACAACACTATGTTGTATGTTTATGCTGGTACGCTTGTCGTGAGTGGCACTGAAATACACAGTGGTGAACTCGCCATATTGAATGAAGGCGATACTGTCACCCTGACTGCTCAATCAAATGTGGGTAGCTTACTGCTTAGCGGCGAGCCTCTCAATGAGCCTGTCGTTCACTACGGTCCTTTTGTGATGAATAGCATTGAAGAAATTCAGCAAACGATAGAAGACTTTAACAACGGAGTATTTGAAACTTACTAA
- a CDS encoding DMT family transporter: protein MLKSVYSVIFMLFSTFCLSLSGLLCKLVSDEYSPESLTFVRYLIPIVILGGWMLKKHITWPSKSERRMLWIRGACMGAGQMCFMFALQHLSLVECVVLFSTGPLFIPIMERIAFKRLLRWGSIVTLLVTFVGVILLSGGISQFHWDWALGLGLAAGIFNAGSQVTLYQVSQTRLSSQEMSLWSFICAVIILAPMLMMLDSSNFNVVSLYESHSTLVLWALLGIGMLVVGTQLFRAKAYRLASSGSQLAPLIFTNLIFSAIWQLLWFDVSYTTQQALGLTVIVLANMARFVPTIKQQWQRRHALV, encoded by the coding sequence ATGCTGAAGTCTGTTTATTCGGTTATTTTCATGTTGTTTTCGACCTTTTGCTTATCTTTATCTGGTTTGCTTTGTAAACTGGTCAGTGATGAGTATTCACCAGAATCCCTTACATTTGTTCGTTATCTGATCCCGATCGTTATACTAGGTGGATGGATGTTGAAAAAACACATCACGTGGCCTTCAAAATCGGAAAGACGCATGTTATGGATTCGTGGCGCCTGTATGGGAGCTGGACAAATGTGTTTCATGTTTGCGCTACAACATTTATCGCTGGTGGAGTGTGTGGTGTTGTTCAGTACTGGGCCGTTGTTCATTCCAATTATGGAACGTATTGCCTTTAAACGCTTATTACGCTGGGGATCGATCGTCACATTATTGGTGACTTTTGTTGGCGTGATCCTACTTTCTGGCGGTATCAGCCAATTTCATTGGGATTGGGCCTTGGGCTTAGGGTTAGCCGCTGGCATCTTCAATGCCGGATCACAAGTCACCTTGTATCAGGTCTCGCAAACTCGCCTTAGCAGTCAGGAGATGAGTTTATGGAGCTTTATCTGCGCAGTCATCATCTTAGCTCCAATGTTAATGATGCTTGATTCATCTAATTTCAATGTCGTCTCGCTTTATGAGTCGCACAGTACTTTGGTTCTTTGGGCATTACTTGGAATTGGCATGTTGGTGGTTGGTACTCAGTTGTTTAGAGCGAAAGCCTATCGTTTGGCATCTTCTGGCTCACAGCTTGCGCCGCTCATCTTCACTAACTTAATTTTCTCGGCTATTTGGCAATTATTGTGGTTCGATGTCAGTTACACCACTCAACAAGCGCTCGGATTAACGGTGATAGTGTTGGCCAACATGGCTCGCTTTGTTCCCACCATTAAACAACAATGGCAGCGTCGCCATGCTCTCGTCTAA
- a CDS encoding potassium channel family protein — protein MKTEDKQFAVVGLGRFGLSVCQELVDSGAQVLAVDVDEEKVQEASSIATQAIIANCTHEETVAELKLNDYDMVMVSIGENVNASMLATLVIKEHGAKSVWVKANDRAHVKILQKIGADHIIMPERDMGVRVARQMLDRRVVEFHELGSGWAMTEIVIGGKWLGHTIAELPFTGEESVSVLAFRRGPELRPSPSIDIALEIGDMLVVVGHKEILMKRLKAL, from the coding sequence ATGAAAACAGAAGATAAACAATTTGCGGTGGTTGGGTTAGGGCGTTTCGGGCTGTCAGTTTGTCAGGAACTTGTTGATTCAGGAGCACAAGTTTTAGCGGTCGATGTTGATGAAGAAAAAGTTCAAGAAGCGTCTAGTATCGCTACGCAAGCCATTATTGCTAATTGTACTCATGAAGAAACCGTCGCCGAACTCAAACTCAATGACTACGATATGGTTATGGTTTCTATTGGCGAAAACGTCAATGCCTCAATGCTGGCAACTTTGGTCATTAAAGAGCATGGCGCGAAATCGGTATGGGTGAAAGCGAACGATCGTGCACATGTGAAAATTCTACAGAAAATTGGTGCTGATCATATCATTATGCCGGAACGAGATATGGGCGTGCGTGTCGCAAGGCAAATGCTTGATCGGCGTGTGGTTGAATTCCATGAACTTGGTAGCGGGTGGGCGATGACTGAAATTGTCATTGGTGGTAAATGGCTCGGGCACACCATTGCAGAGTTACCTTTTACGGGGGAAGAGAGTGTTTCCGTCTTGGCATTTCGGCGTGGTCCTGAATTACGCCCATCACCCAGTATTGATATTGCGCTCGAAATTGGTGACATGTTAGTCGTTGTTGGGCATAAAGAGATCCTGATGAAGAGATTAAAAGCCCTATGA
- the ppiC gene encoding peptidylprolyl isomerase PpiC — protein MASTAAALHILVKHKNQAEDLMKELKQGAKFQTLAKKHSLCPSGKKGGDLGEFRRGQMVPQFDKACFSGEVLTPQLVKTKFGWHIVKVLYRT, from the coding sequence ATGGCTTCAACCGCTGCCGCTTTACATATTTTAGTAAAGCATAAAAATCAAGCCGAAGACTTGATGAAAGAATTAAAACAAGGTGCAAAGTTTCAAACCTTAGCGAAAAAACACTCCTTATGTCCATCCGGTAAAAAAGGCGGTGATTTAGGCGAGTTTCGCCGCGGACAAATGGTGCCACAATTTGATAAAGCCTGTTTTAGTGGGGAGGTGTTAACCCCTCAACTTGTTAAAACTAAATTTGGTTGGCACATTGTGAAGGTGCTTTATCGCACGTGA
- a CDS encoding alpha-ketoglutarate-dependent dioxygenase AlkB family protein yields the protein MTLPLFAADSPDWLKVKDGELLWIPNFLSRVDASYYYERLYKQLDWQQQAITLFGKSIMQPRLQAWHGDKTYTYSGLTMPPNPWISELLELKSRCEQAAEHRFNTVFANLYRDGQDSMGWHQDNEKELGINPVIASLSLGGTRRFVFKHLHCKSKMELELTPGSLLVMAGSLQHHWQHALPKTQKPVEPRINLTFRNVVSE from the coding sequence ATGACACTTCCCTTATTTGCGGCTGACTCACCTGATTGGCTAAAGGTTAAAGACGGTGAGTTATTATGGATCCCTAACTTTCTTTCTCGTGTTGATGCTTCTTATTACTATGAGCGTTTATATAAACAACTCGATTGGCAACAACAAGCCATCACATTATTTGGCAAGTCCATCATGCAACCTCGCCTGCAGGCTTGGCACGGAGATAAGACTTATACCTATTCAGGGTTGACCATGCCTCCCAATCCATGGATCTCAGAATTACTGGAGCTCAAATCACGGTGCGAACAGGCAGCCGAACATCGCTTTAATACCGTTTTCGCCAATTTATATCGTGATGGGCAAGACTCTATGGGATGGCATCAAGACAATGAAAAAGAGCTGGGAATAAATCCAGTGATTGCGTCACTGTCTCTAGGTGGTACACGCCGTTTTGTGTTTAAACATTTACATTGTAAATCTAAGATGGAATTAGAGCTCACACCCGGCTCATTATTAGTCATGGCTGGCTCCCTTCAACATCACTGGCAACACGCATTGCCAAAAACACAAAAGCCAGTGGAACCGAGAATTAATCTCACGTTTAGAAACGTAGTGTCTGAGTAG
- a CDS encoding NYN domain-containing protein, translating into MNENLNFAILVDGENAQSKKYTDILNEVGRKGSIAIKWVYADWTLPNNRGWKDILLDTGSSPKQQFHIAKDSVDHALIMDAIEIICTNDKINALCIVSSDGGFAGLAQRTREKGLHVMAVGKSDTPSHFRNACHNFVYVENLSLDDNQDEDSTVGNQSDDLENLLLRAYWQLVGDSDCVYMGDLGTKLKQLDSAFDSRNYGYRTLKKLIQNASTPLVTTSESEDRCYVSLIEEKGYIKATPRRANNYAFIIHQGHEYYFRKEDLLYNNQWEIIKEGQEVIFQRSAKCNGKSPGASNVRCI; encoded by the coding sequence ATGAATGAAAACCTCAACTTCGCCATACTAGTTGATGGCGAGAATGCTCAATCTAAAAAGTATACTGACATTCTTAATGAAGTCGGACGTAAAGGAAGCATAGCGATCAAATGGGTATATGCTGACTGGACTTTACCTAATAACCGGGGCTGGAAAGATATTCTGCTGGATACTGGTTCTTCCCCGAAGCAACAGTTCCATATTGCAAAAGATTCGGTTGACCATGCTCTTATAATGGATGCTATCGAGATTATCTGCACCAATGACAAAATTAATGCTTTGTGCATTGTAAGCAGCGATGGAGGTTTCGCAGGTTTGGCGCAAAGAACGCGAGAGAAAGGGCTCCACGTTATGGCAGTTGGTAAGTCAGACACGCCTTCTCATTTCCGTAATGCATGCCACAACTTTGTGTATGTGGAAAATTTGTCTCTGGATGACAATCAAGATGAAGATAGCACTGTAGGCAATCAATCAGACGATTTGGAAAACTTGTTGCTCAGAGCTTATTGGCAGCTTGTTGGCGATTCCGACTGTGTATATATGGGGGATTTAGGTACAAAATTAAAACAACTAGATAGTGCTTTTGATTCAAGAAACTATGGTTACCGAACTCTGAAAAAATTAATTCAAAACGCTTCAACACCATTGGTAACTACCAGTGAAAGTGAAGACCGTTGTTACGTTAGTTTGATTGAAGAGAAAGGCTATATAAAAGCTACACCAAGACGAGCAAATAATTATGCTTTTATTATCCATCAAGGGCATGAGTATTACTTTAGAAAAGAAGATTTACTTTATAATAATCAATGGGAAATAATTAAAGAAGGACAAGAAGTTATCTTCCAACGTTCAGCTAAATGCAATGGTAAATCACCAGGGGCATCGAATGTCAGGTGCATTTAA
- a CDS encoding LysR substrate-binding domain-containing protein — protein sequence MRRFPPLKALYSFVAVAETGSMTQAAAALNISHSAVSQAIKSLETLVDQPLFHRIGRRVELNAAGQRYYKAVAPPLEQIVHATEALRTPSDSKRITLNMINSLAMQWWIPKVPEFQAYAPQIDVRTSNLVGQFSLEEEGVDVALIHGIPSEWQNYYCEKLADDELVLVCHPNLCQETQAVSTLLQQYPVIAATNAHRANDWAQWCKQHKVPVPTFSDHLTFASSAQAVQATYRQLGLLVTHRLFVKDDIQQGILTLLGHPVLHPTQGFYFVCAHERLTEEKILSLRHWMRVEFGNE from the coding sequence ATGAGACGATTTCCTCCACTAAAAGCACTGTATTCCTTTGTTGCGGTCGCTGAAACCGGCAGTATGACCCAAGCGGCTGCGGCGTTAAACATTAGCCACTCAGCTGTGAGTCAAGCTATTAAGTCTCTTGAGACTTTAGTGGACCAACCGCTGTTTCATCGAATCGGCCGACGAGTCGAGCTTAATGCCGCAGGTCAACGCTACTACAAAGCGGTCGCGCCACCGTTAGAGCAAATAGTACATGCGACAGAAGCGCTACGAACCCCAAGCGATTCCAAACGCATCACTTTGAATATGATTAATTCACTCGCCATGCAGTGGTGGATTCCCAAAGTACCCGAATTTCAAGCGTATGCTCCTCAAATTGATGTGCGAACGTCGAACTTAGTTGGCCAGTTTTCTCTGGAAGAAGAAGGAGTGGATGTCGCCTTAATACATGGCATTCCTTCCGAATGGCAGAACTACTATTGTGAAAAATTGGCGGACGATGAACTCGTCCTAGTGTGCCATCCCAACCTCTGCCAAGAAACGCAAGCGGTCTCAACACTCCTGCAACAATATCCGGTGATCGCGGCGACCAATGCACATCGCGCGAATGATTGGGCGCAATGGTGTAAACAGCATAAGGTCCCCGTCCCAACCTTTTCCGACCATTTAACCTTTGCGAGCTCGGCACAAGCAGTCCAAGCAACCTACCGGCAACTTGGCTTGCTCGTCACGCACCGATTGTTTGTCAAAGATGATATTCAGCAGGGTATCCTGACACTGCTCGGCCACCCTGTTTTGCATCCCACTCAAGGTTTTTACTTTGTATGTGCCCATGAGCGCCTGACCGAGGAAAAAATTCTATCTCTACGCCATTGGATGAGAGTCGAGTTTGGCAACGAGTAG
- a CDS encoding chemotaxis protein, with product MAKTISKANQAQGMLMFTLNLQKQLFAIGTLKVREIIPFMPMTQIPYSHHDVIGTVNFRNMTVPVIDMPAAIGFRRIDPSEYKDCYLIVTDCLRTVVAFMVRSIEKIIECNWRSIEAAPKSAGRDVFVTGITHFEEKIVQLLDVELLLAKIYPQYESTKIPMLTDVERERLKLLNIMLVDDSSIARKQLADALDRINIAYTVCQNGAEALTRMKELASEGSPIDLLVSDIEMPTLDGYELSFEIQSDNQLSHAYIILHTSLSSEICVDRAHQVGAHEALEKFNATELIEAMLRGAKRIEDYQKKKALA from the coding sequence ATGGCTAAGACGATAAGCAAAGCAAATCAAGCTCAGGGCATGCTCATGTTTACTCTGAACTTGCAAAAACAGCTGTTTGCCATTGGCACATTGAAGGTTCGAGAAATCATTCCTTTTATGCCCATGACGCAAATCCCCTATTCGCATCATGATGTTATAGGTACTGTCAATTTCCGAAATATGACGGTGCCTGTTATAGATATGCCGGCCGCTATCGGCTTTCGACGGATTGATCCAAGTGAATATAAGGACTGCTATCTTATTGTCACGGATTGTTTACGTACCGTGGTTGCTTTTATGGTCCGTAGTATTGAGAAAATCATCGAATGTAATTGGCGTTCTATTGAAGCGGCACCAAAATCTGCAGGTCGAGATGTCTTCGTTACGGGCATTACCCATTTTGAAGAAAAAATTGTGCAACTTTTAGATGTAGAGTTGTTACTAGCCAAAATTTACCCACAATATGAATCCACGAAAATTCCTATGTTGACGGATGTGGAACGTGAGCGCTTAAAATTACTGAACATCATGTTGGTTGATGACTCATCCATTGCCCGTAAGCAGCTTGCTGATGCCTTAGACAGGATTAATATTGCTTATACTGTGTGTCAAAATGGAGCGGAAGCTCTGACACGAATGAAAGAGCTCGCCAGTGAAGGCTCACCCATTGATTTGCTGGTGAGTGATATCGAAATGCCCACTTTAGATGGATATGAACTGTCTTTTGAGATTCAAAGTGATAATCAATTATCTCATGCCTACATTATCTTACATACGTCACTGTCTAGTGAGATCTGTGTAGACAGGGCTCATCAAGTTGGTGCGCATGAAGCATTAGAAAAATTCAATGCCACAGAGCTGATTGAAGCCATGCTACGTGGCGCAAAACGTATTGAAGACTATCAAAAGAAAAAAGCACTTGCCTGA
- a CDS encoding TrkH family potassium uptake protein — protein sequence MKLKRPRQGLFISYSQLKGKKHRKKHSNEPRIIFMSFVAVLFPAALLLMLPVFSKTGLSLLDALFTATSAISVTGLGVVDTGTHFTRAGQSLLLILMQIGGLGQMTLSAVLLYLFGVRLSLQQQALAKEALGQNNDINLRSLVKKIIIFALVAECIGWGLLAFRWVPEKGWSDGLFYALFHAVSAFNNAGFSLFSNSLTSYVGDPLVIMTLSILFILGGLGFTVIGDVWSNGWKGWARLHLHSKIMLTATPVLLAFGTVMFWLLEHNNTATLGSLSPASQWLAAFFQSASARTAGFNSVNIGQFTHSAMLIMIFLMLIGAGATSTGGGIKVSTFMVALLATWSFLRQRSSVVLFKRSISWPTVTKALAIIIVSGVILMMSMFLLLITEKATFEQVVFETISAFATVGLSSGLTAHLSEPGKMILIVVMIVGRIGPLTLAYMLARAEPTLLKYPEENVLTG from the coding sequence ATGAAGTTAAAGCGCCCGCGCCAAGGGTTATTTATTTCCTATTCTCAGTTGAAAGGGAAAAAGCACCGAAAAAAGCATAGTAACGAACCGCGTATCATCTTTATGAGTTTTGTCGCGGTATTATTCCCTGCAGCGTTACTGCTGATGTTGCCTGTTTTTTCCAAAACTGGATTGAGTTTATTAGATGCGCTATTTACCGCGACCTCCGCGATTAGTGTAACGGGCTTAGGTGTGGTTGATACCGGCACACACTTTACACGAGCTGGCCAGTCTTTATTGCTAATACTGATGCAAATTGGTGGGTTGGGGCAGATGACCTTATCCGCCGTATTGTTGTACCTATTTGGTGTACGTTTAAGTTTGCAACAACAAGCCCTTGCAAAAGAAGCATTAGGACAAAATAACGACATTAACCTACGTTCATTAGTCAAAAAAATCATCATATTTGCGTTAGTGGCTGAATGTATTGGTTGGGGTTTATTGGCGTTTCGCTGGGTACCGGAAAAAGGCTGGAGTGATGGATTATTTTACGCATTATTTCACGCGGTATCTGCATTTAATAATGCCGGGTTTTCTCTGTTTTCCAACAGTTTGACCAGCTACGTTGGTGATCCGTTAGTCATAATGACGTTGTCGATTTTATTTATATTGGGCGGCTTAGGTTTTACCGTGATTGGTGATGTTTGGTCGAACGGCTGGAAGGGGTGGGCGCGGTTGCATTTACATAGTAAAATTATGCTCACGGCGACGCCGGTTCTCCTCGCGTTTGGTACGGTAATGTTTTGGCTACTTGAACATAATAATACCGCAACGTTGGGGAGCTTATCTCCTGCATCCCAATGGTTAGCTGCATTTTTCCAATCGGCGAGTGCGCGCACAGCTGGCTTTAATAGTGTCAATATCGGCCAATTTACTCATTCAGCGATGCTGATCATGATTTTTTTAATGTTAATTGGCGCAGGCGCAACCTCTACTGGCGGCGGGATAAAAGTATCAACGTTTATGGTCGCTCTTCTAGCAACCTGGAGCTTTTTACGCCAACGTTCAAGTGTTGTCTTGTTTAAACGGTCGATTAGCTGGCCGACAGTGACGAAAGCACTCGCGATTATTATCGTCAGTGGCGTGATATTAATGATGTCGATGTTCTTGCTATTAATCACTGAAAAAGCCACATTTGAGCAGGTGGTATTTGAAACGATTTCGGCGTTTGCCACTGTCGGCCTGTCATCTGGGCTAACGGCTCACCTTTCAGAGCCGGGCAAAATGATTTTGATTGTCGTGATGATTGTCGGTCGAATAGGGCCATTAACGCTTGCTTATATGTTAGCTCGCGCGGAGCCGACCTTGCTAAAATACCCAGAAGAGAATGTACTCACAGGTTAA
- a CDS encoding DMT family transporter, translating into MNIIFAMIPAFLWGTTYSATQYTLDGWPPLLLGVLRALPAGLLLLLIKPSLPTKASWKPLLLIGTVNIGVFFCCIFVMAQTLPSAISSVGMMGVPVVAMLIHWIVNGVKPSALKVMCGIGLLVFAWQLFNPNSISLNGMGLFAMALAMLCLIIGSLLTQKIGKNIHWWTVVTWQLLFGGMVLIPVALIHASMHTDAYVQAISAFSWKNMMGLLWVSGFNTALGYGLYVWLIQRMSIVDFTFGGIANPIAGISCGLVLLNESYTPEQFILMLAMVVTSLLPQIIHARQQAKQTLQPQ; encoded by the coding sequence ATGAACATAATATTCGCCATGATCCCTGCCTTTCTATGGGGAACCACTTATTCAGCGACACAATATACTCTTGATGGGTGGCCTCCTTTGTTATTGGGCGTATTGAGAGCGCTTCCCGCAGGGTTGTTACTGCTATTAATCAAGCCCAGTTTACCAACAAAAGCATCATGGAAACCCTTACTGTTGATTGGCACAGTTAATATCGGAGTATTTTTCTGCTGCATATTTGTGATGGCGCAAACCCTCCCCTCAGCGATTTCAAGTGTCGGTATGATGGGAGTACCAGTGGTCGCAATGTTGATTCATTGGATAGTTAACGGCGTCAAACCCTCTGCACTCAAAGTAATGTGCGGTATTGGTTTGTTGGTATTCGCTTGGCAACTCTTTAACCCGAATTCAATATCGCTCAATGGTATGGGATTATTCGCCATGGCACTAGCGATGCTGTGTTTGATCATCGGCTCGCTACTCACCCAAAAAATAGGCAAAAATATACACTGGTGGACCGTAGTCACATGGCAGTTATTGTTTGGTGGCATGGTATTAATACCCGTCGCGTTAATCCACGCCTCGATGCATACCGACGCTTACGTTCAAGCGATCAGCGCTTTTTCATGGAAAAATATGATGGGTTTGCTGTGGGTGAGTGGCTTTAATACCGCGTTAGGATATGGCTTATATGTGTGGTTAATTCAACGCATGTCGATTGTTGATTTTACATTTGGTGGGATCGCCAATCCAATCGCTGGTATCAGTTGCGGCTTAGTGCTATTAAACGAGTCCTATACGCCTGAGCAATTTATTTTAATGCTAGCGATGGTAGTCACCTCACTGCTCCCGCAAATTATTCATGCTCGCCAACAAGCTAAACAAACTCTGCAACCGCAATAA
- a CDS encoding mechanosensitive ion channel family protein, with the protein MNDFLHMLQTSSHFKNLDNSVIFITVASLIAWGLWRFIYARLVSISEKTKTYWDDLLLRALKTPISTLIWCWPATISIGLILEEHDESHFDWLPTLKPLMLIAIFIWILVRLVTEIEHQCLQNRKYDETTVQAVAKVARLFFVTIGLLSFMQAFGLSLSGLLTFGGVGGLIVGLAAKDLLSNFFGGMMIYFDRPFKVGEWIRSPEREIEGTVERIGGRMTVIRTFDKRPLYVPNSVFSNIVVETPSRMLNRRIYETIGLRYQDSDKIPDIIEQIKEMLKEHDEIDSDQTMIVNFNSFGPSSLDFFVYTFTKTVNWNRYHEVKQDVLLKVIDIIHDNEADIAFPTRTLMMHNSVQPEPDPQQQYQDASSQYDDN; encoded by the coding sequence ATGAACGACTTTCTTCACATGTTACAAACATCGTCCCATTTTAAAAATTTAGATAACAGCGTCATATTTATCACAGTGGCGAGCTTGATCGCTTGGGGACTGTGGCGGTTTATCTATGCACGGTTGGTTAGCATATCAGAGAAAACCAAAACCTATTGGGATGACTTGTTACTGCGCGCCCTCAAGACTCCAATCAGTACGTTGATTTGGTGTTGGCCTGCCACCATTTCGATTGGCCTTATTCTCGAAGAGCATGATGAATCACACTTTGATTGGCTACCAACATTAAAGCCGCTGATGTTAATCGCGATATTTATATGGATTCTAGTTCGCTTAGTGACGGAAATCGAACACCAATGCTTACAGAATCGTAAATATGACGAAACCACAGTACAAGCGGTAGCAAAAGTAGCTCGTTTATTCTTTGTGACCATCGGCCTATTATCATTCATGCAAGCCTTTGGATTAAGTCTATCGGGCTTATTAACCTTTGGTGGTGTTGGTGGTTTGATTGTCGGTTTAGCGGCCAAAGACCTACTATCGAATTTTTTTGGTGGCATGATGATTTACTTCGACCGTCCGTTTAAAGTCGGCGAATGGATTCGTTCACCTGAGCGAGAAATTGAAGGGACTGTTGAGCGTATTGGTGGTCGTATGACGGTCATTCGCACCTTTGATAAGCGCCCATTGTATGTACCGAACTCAGTCTTCAGTAACATCGTAGTGGAAACTCCCTCGCGAATGCTCAATCGTCGCATCTACGAAACGATTGGCCTACGTTATCAAGACAGCGATAAAATTCCAGATATTATTGAACAAATAAAAGAAATGCTAAAAGAACACGACGAGATTGATAGTGACCAAACGATGATCGTTAACTTTAATTCATTTGGACCGAGTTCTTTGGATTTCTTCGTGTACACCTTTACGAAAACCGTCAATTGGAATCGCTATCATGAGGTCAAGCAAGATGTATTACTGAAAGTCATTGATATTATTCACGATAATGAAGCCGATATTGCTTTCCCAACACGAACATTAATGATGCACAATTCAGTACAACCTGAGCCGGATCCGCAACAACAATATCAAGATGCATCATCTCAATACGATGATAATTAA